The following coding sequences lie in one Dictyoglomus sp. NZ13-RE01 genomic window:
- a CDS encoding MFS transporter → MKRVRNNELLLLKIFLFVYYANWTFIFFFVPVYLREVKNFSIGMIGTLGAISAFLGAISQIFVGYLSDRIKKRKPFLILSALGLLFLYLFIFPKLNSFIAFILVYAFIGIFMNTLTTLSNVLTFDYSSSEGTGKSFASVRVWAPIGFLTMMLTIGFYPKLAEPNIMFTLIPLIFLLNLIVILLLKEPELKTGIKTIELRDLQRFISQPKVRKFLLFYMFYLFAMSGAAGNVNLLIRYLGGSNSDISWALSVCSITEIPTTFLWGYLADKIGRLPLLMFTSIVLPIRVFLYSLTSKALDVILIQLFTHGLTFAIMITVSAVYINDLVSEEERASAQGTLSMAGAFSQTLSALVSGNVADMVGLKGMYVFLTFIALISTFLGLRLKK, encoded by the coding sequence ATGAAGAGGGTAAGAAATAATGAGCTATTATTGTTAAAAATATTTCTTTTTGTTTATTACGCTAATTGGACTTTTATCTTTTTCTTCGTTCCAGTATATTTGAGAGAGGTCAAGAATTTTTCCATTGGGATGATAGGAACTCTTGGTGCAATTTCTGCCTTTTTGGGAGCTATCTCCCAGATTTTTGTGGGGTATTTGTCTGATCGAATAAAGAAAAGAAAGCCCTTTTTAATATTAAGTGCATTAGGACTTCTCTTTCTTTATCTTTTTATATTTCCTAAATTAAATTCTTTTATCGCTTTTATTCTTGTTTATGCTTTTATAGGTATTTTTATGAATACTTTAACCACTTTATCTAATGTATTAACTTTTGATTACTCTTCTTCAGAAGGAACAGGAAAGTCTTTTGCCAGTGTGAGGGTTTGGGCCCCAATTGGGTTTTTAACAATGATGCTCACCATAGGCTTTTATCCAAAACTGGCTGAGCCAAACATCATGTTTACATTAATTCCTTTGATATTTTTATTAAATTTAATTGTAATACTTCTTTTAAAAGAGCCTGAGTTAAAAACAGGTATAAAAACAATTGAATTAAGAGATTTGCAAAGATTTATTTCACAACCTAAGGTAAGAAAGTTTTTATTATTTTATATGTTTTACTTATTTGCTATGTCAGGAGCTGCAGGGAATGTAAATCTTTTGATTAGATATCTTGGTGGTTCTAATAGTGATATTAGCTGGGCTCTTTCTGTATGCTCTATTACTGAAATACCTACCACCTTTTTGTGGGGATATTTGGCAGATAAAATTGGAAGATTGCCTCTGCTAATGTTTACTTCAATTGTTTTACCTATAAGAGTTTTTCTTTATTCATTAACAAGTAAAGCATTAGATGTAATCCTTATTCAACTTTTTACTCATGGATTAACTTTTGCTATAATGATTACAGTTTCTGCAGTATATATAAATGATTTGGTCTCGGAAGAGGAGAGGGCAAGTGCACAAGGAACTTTGAGCATGGCAGGTGCCTTTTCTCAAACCTTATCCGCATTAGTATCTGGTAATGTGGCGGATATGGTAGGTCTAAAAGGTATGTATGTTTTTCTAACCTTTATAGCTCTAATTTCCACATTTTTGGGATTGAGATTAAAAAAGTAG
- a CDS encoding MBL fold metallo-hydrolase — MDTLDSLSVRVIVENSVMQGSSFWGLHGISFYVTAIKDNFEKHFLIDVGQSHEVLLHNMKLMEIDPNKIDAIILTHCHYDHTNGLAGLLKEIGKSNIPIIAHPDLFRINFADKPYLRYIGMSTENAELNLEKLGATFFLTSDSLQLMPGLITTGYVPRITDFEEGTSFKTIDMSNRIVQDYMNDDISVVGAIKGKGLVILTGCGHAGIVNIVKHAIELTGISKVVSIIGGLHLVDASMERIMKTVDTLYSLGVESIYAGHCTGFNAQVELRKKFGTQFMPLQVGNYFKF; from the coding sequence ATGGATACATTAGATAGTCTTTCAGTTAGAGTGATCGTTGAGAATTCAGTGATGCAGGGGAGTTCCTTTTGGGGACTTCATGGAATTTCCTTCTATGTAACTGCAATAAAAGATAATTTTGAAAAACATTTTTTAATAGATGTGGGTCAGAGTCATGAAGTGCTTCTTCATAATATGAAACTTATGGAGATAGATCCAAATAAAATAGATGCGATCATTCTCACTCATTGCCATTACGATCATACTAATGGTTTAGCAGGATTACTTAAAGAGATTGGGAAAAGCAATATTCCTATTATTGCTCATCCTGATCTTTTCAGGATTAATTTTGCTGACAAGCCTTATTTAAGATACATAGGAATGTCAACAGAAAATGCAGAATTAAATCTGGAAAAACTTGGTGCAACTTTTTTCCTTACATCAGATTCACTACAGCTTATGCCAGGACTTATAACTACTGGATATGTACCACGCATAACAGATTTTGAAGAGGGTACATCTTTTAAAACAATTGATATGTCAAATCGTATTGTACAGGATTATATGAATGATGATATATCAGTTGTTGGGGCTATAAAGGGGAAAGGGTTGGTTATTCTTACTGGATGTGGTCATGCTGGCATAGTAAATATAGTAAAGCATGCTATTGAGCTAACTGGTATATCTAAGGTAGTTTCAATTATTGGAGGCTTACATCTTGTTGATGCATCTATGGAAAGAATTATGAAAACTGTAGATACTCTTTATTCCTTAGGAGTTGAATCTATATATGCTGGTCATTGTACTGGGTTTAATGCTCAGGTAGAACTAAGGAAAAAGTTTGGAACACAATTTATGCCTTTACAGGTAGGAAACTATTTTAAATTTTAA
- a CDS encoding aldo/keto reductase, with translation MKYMKLGRSGLEVSRICLGCMSFGDRNVWLHKWVLDEENSRPIIKRALELGINFFDTANVYSLGRSEEILGRALKDFAKRDEVVIATKVFSRMFEGPNGAGLSRKHIMSQVDQSLKRLGTDYIDLYIIHRWDYNTPIEETMETLHDLVKSGKVRYIGASAMFAWQFQKALYVAEKHGWTRFISMQNHYNLIYREDERELIPLCKEEGIGLTPYSPLAAGRLARAWEGDTIRYETDEIAKGKYDSMKDVDKAIIDRVGEIAKNRGISRAQVALAWLLYKEPVVAPIVGVTKLEQLEDAVKAVDIELTEEEIKYLEEPYIPHPIVGPLLPPQ, from the coding sequence ATGAAATACATGAAATTGGGAAGATCAGGCTTAGAAGTATCAAGAATATGTCTTGGATGTATGAGTTTTGGAGATAGAAATGTCTGGCTTCATAAATGGGTTTTAGACGAAGAAAATAGTCGCCCCATAATTAAAAGAGCACTTGAACTTGGAATTAACTTCTTTGATACCGCCAATGTATACTCTCTGGGAAGAAGTGAAGAGATCTTGGGAAGAGCATTAAAAGATTTTGCAAAAAGAGATGAAGTGGTCATCGCAACAAAAGTTTTTTCTCGTATGTTTGAAGGTCCAAACGGTGCAGGACTTTCCCGTAAACATATTATGAGTCAGGTAGACCAAAGTTTAAAAAGACTTGGAACTGACTACATAGATTTATACATTATTCACCGCTGGGATTATAATACTCCTATTGAAGAAACTATGGAAACCCTTCATGACCTTGTTAAGTCTGGAAAAGTAAGATACATAGGAGCATCCGCCATGTTTGCATGGCAATTTCAAAAAGCCCTCTACGTAGCAGAAAAACACGGCTGGACAAGATTTATATCTATGCAAAATCACTATAACCTGATTTATAGGGAAGATGAAAGGGAACTTATCCCTCTATGTAAGGAAGAGGGTATAGGACTTACTCCATATAGCCCACTTGCTGCAGGAAGATTAGCAAGAGCATGGGAGGGAGATACTATACGTTATGAGACCGACGAAATTGCAAAAGGTAAATACGATTCCATGAAAGATGTTGATAAGGCAATAATCGACAGAGTTGGTGAGATTGCTAAAAATCGCGGTATTAGTAGAGCTCAGGTTGCCTTAGCCTGGCTTCTTTATAAAGAACCTGTCGTGGCTCCCATTGTAGGAGTAACAAAATTAGAACAGCTTGAAGATGCTGTAAAAGCAGTAGATATTGAATTAACAGAAGAAGAGATTAAATATTTAGAAGAGCCTTATATTCCTCATCCTATCGTAGGACCCCTACTTCCCCCACAGTAA
- a CDS encoding beta-glucosidase, which produces MEVIFLGKLVFPDGFLWGTATASYQIEGAVDEDGKGETVWDRFSHTPGAIFESQNGDIACDHYHLWREDVELMKFIGLKGYRFSISWARIFPEGKGPVNYKGLNFYRQLIDTLIKNNIKPVITLYHWDLPQALEDKGGWLNRDTAKYFAEYANFIFKVFGNRDIIWITLNEPWVNAFLGYGFGVHAPGKKDMKGAFIASHNLLLAHGLAVQAFYDNGVKGEIGIALNLSPVYPASDSEEDLECAKLQDAYTNRWFLDPLFKGKYPEEVENLLPKFRWNFNYDPEDFKIITTPIDFVGVNYYTRTIVKYDPSNPFLPLKHVEGPNEKTEMNWEVYPEGLYYLLFRLSKDYINNIIITENGAAFKDELKDGRVEDQKRIDYLREHIYQCYRAIKDGVNLRGYFIWTLMDNFEWAFGTSKRFGIIYTDYSTQKRILKDSAYFYKKVIEENGIEGR; this is translated from the coding sequence ATGGAGGTGATTTTTTTGGGAAAGCTGGTTTTTCCAGATGGTTTTCTTTGGGGTACTGCTACGGCATCCTATCAAATTGAAGGAGCAGTGGATGAGGATGGAAAGGGCGAAACTGTATGGGATAGGTTCTCTCATACTCCAGGAGCAATTTTTGAGTCACAAAATGGTGATATAGCTTGTGATCATTATCATTTATGGAGAGAAGATGTTGAACTTATGAAATTTATTGGTCTAAAAGGTTATAGATTTTCAATTTCATGGGCAAGAATCTTTCCAGAAGGAAAGGGACCTGTTAATTATAAAGGGTTGAATTTTTATCGCCAGTTAATTGATACTCTTATAAAAAACAATATAAAGCCTGTGATAACTCTATATCACTGGGATTTACCACAAGCATTAGAAGATAAAGGTGGATGGTTGAATAGAGATACTGCGAAGTATTTTGCAGAGTATGCCAACTTTATTTTTAAAGTATTTGGTAACAGGGACATAATATGGATTACTCTAAATGAGCCTTGGGTTAATGCTTTTCTTGGATATGGGTTTGGGGTTCATGCTCCTGGAAAAAAAGATATGAAGGGAGCCTTTATTGCATCTCATAATCTTTTATTAGCGCATGGATTGGCAGTGCAAGCCTTTTATGATAATGGAGTAAAAGGAGAAATAGGAATAGCTTTAAACCTGAGTCCAGTATATCCTGCATCAGATTCTGAAGAAGATTTAGAGTGTGCAAAGTTGCAAGATGCGTATACCAATAGGTGGTTTTTAGATCCATTATTTAAAGGCAAATATCCAGAAGAGGTAGAAAATCTTCTTCCAAAATTTAGATGGAACTTCAATTATGATCCAGAGGACTTCAAGATTATAACCACTCCAATAGATTTTGTGGGAGTAAATTATTATACAAGAACAATAGTAAAGTATGATCCATCCAATCCTTTCCTCCCATTGAAACATGTTGAGGGACCAAATGAAAAAACGGAAATGAATTGGGAAGTATATCCAGAAGGCTTATACTATCTTCTTTTTAGATTATCAAAGGATTATATTAACAACATAATAATTACCGAAAATGGAGCAGCCTTTAAAGATGAACTAAAAGATGGTAGAGTAGAGGATCAAAAGAGAATTGATTATTTAAGAGAACATATTTATCAATGTTACAGGGCTATTAAAGATGGAGTTAATTTAAGAGGCTATTTTATCTGGACTCTCATGGATAATTTTGAATGGGCTTTTGGTACCAGTAAAAGGTTTGGAATAATATATACAGATTACTCAACTCAGAAGAGGATATTAAAGGATAGTGCATATTTCTATAAAAAGGTGATTGAAGAAAATGGTATAGAGGGGAGATAA
- a CDS encoding transcriptional regulator, with protein sequence MVFIKTGKTGKVTQQREINKTIILNGFLRYKNISRADIARKFNLSKSTVTRLVTQFLEEGVLIEVGSYSKGLGRKAVILSLNPEYKKAMAIKIGVTISTIAKVNFAMRIEECIDFHTPENHEEFIEKVAEGIEKLFPTGKEKIHAVGIGVPGIVNSTFKKIVIAPNLKWKDIPLATLLNRKIKSKFNINIPVKLDNEANLAVVAEGMLGERIGLEDSNIVYVYIGEGIGTGLILEGKLYRGKKNTAGEFGHMTISKDGILCKCGKKGCWERYASLSSPIAKEMGIDINKEEIYVENKELIKEFANEIAFGIINIVNGLNPDVIILGGPLVTGANTNFWDDVRKEVIKQVRKFSITKEAGEVRIELTSFLKYPAELLGAGIWAFWDIFEGPVLSTV encoded by the coding sequence ATGGTATTTATAAAAACGGGAAAAACTGGTAAGGTCACTCAACAAAGAGAGATTAACAAGACAATAATTTTAAATGGATTTTTAAGATATAAAAATATATCAAGGGCAGATATTGCAAGGAAATTTAACTTAAGCAAAAGCACAGTCACACGCCTTGTAACCCAATTTTTAGAGGAAGGAGTTCTCATAGAGGTTGGTAGTTATTCAAAAGGTTTAGGAAGAAAAGCTGTCATTTTAAGCCTAAATCCAGAATATAAAAAGGCTATGGCAATAAAAATAGGAGTTACTATATCTACCATTGCAAAAGTAAATTTCGCCATGAGAATTGAGGAATGTATTGATTTTCATACTCCTGAAAATCATGAAGAATTCATAGAAAAGGTGGCAGAAGGCATAGAAAAATTATTCCCAACTGGAAAAGAAAAAATACATGCTGTTGGAATCGGTGTTCCAGGGATTGTTAATAGTACTTTCAAAAAGATAGTAATAGCTCCAAACTTAAAGTGGAAGGATATACCATTAGCTACTTTACTCAATAGAAAAATAAAAAGCAAATTCAATATTAACATACCTGTAAAATTGGATAATGAGGCTAATTTGGCGGTAGTTGCAGAAGGGATGTTAGGAGAAAGGATTGGACTCGAAGATTCAAATATAGTTTATGTATATATTGGAGAAGGAATTGGAACAGGCTTGATCTTAGAAGGAAAACTATATAGAGGAAAGAAAAATACAGCAGGTGAATTTGGTCATATGACTATTTCTAAGGATGGAATACTATGTAAATGTGGAAAGAAAGGATGTTGGGAAAGATATGCATCTCTTTCCAGTCCTATCGCAAAAGAGATGGGAATTGATATAAATAAGGAAGAAATTTATGTAGAGAACAAGGAATTAATCAAAGAATTTGCAAACGAAATAGCCTTTGGAATCATTAATATTGTGAATGGATTAAACCCAGATGTTATTATACTTGGTGGTCCATTAGTTACTGGTGCAAACACAAACTTTTGGGATGATGTAAGAAAAGAAGTTATAAAACAAGTAAGAAAATTCAGTATTACTAAGGAGGCAGGGGAAGTTAGGATAGAACTAACCTCCTTCTTAAAATATCCTGCAGAACTCTTAGGTGCTGGGATCTGGGCATTTTGGGATATCTTTGAAGGTCCCGTCTTATCAACAGTTTAA
- the dprA gene encoding DNA-protecting protein DprA yields MFNNSFNFLKEDKPYLYALSHFPPLFRRWREWINFINVKDLFLLSDSDLLHAFSNSSIIQEFILFRRKNSWEKFWEDLIKKGIDMVVIGEENYPPLLAEIKNPPLFLLYKGRLEGDLFISIVGTRKPTSYGIKMAFEFSKELASLGFVIVSGLAYGIDTYAHKGALEVKGKTWAVIGSGFDHIYPKENIGLAEDIVENGGAIISEYPLNTKPAYYTFPQRNRIISGISRAVLVVEAGEKSGALITAGLALDQGRDVYAIPGRIIDGKSKGTNRLIQDGAKMILDIRDILDDYGLSYEKSKREEIKLSEEEEKLLRFLSFEPKFIDEIAEESNIHVSRLIFLLISLQSKDIIEEYPGQRYAIKRSVWNE; encoded by the coding sequence GTGTTTAATAATAGTTTTAATTTTTTAAAAGAGGATAAGCCATATTTGTATGCACTAAGTCATTTCCCTCCACTATTTAGAAGATGGAGGGAATGGATAAATTTTATTAATGTAAAAGATTTATTTTTACTATCAGACAGTGATTTGCTTCATGCTTTTTCAAACTCTTCAATTATTCAAGAATTCATATTATTTAGAAGAAAAAATTCTTGGGAGAAATTTTGGGAAGATCTTATAAAAAAGGGAATTGATATGGTTGTAATTGGGGAAGAAAATTATCCCCCTCTTTTAGCAGAGATTAAAAATCCTCCTTTATTCTTATTATATAAGGGAAGATTAGAAGGAGATTTGTTTATTTCTATAGTAGGAACAAGAAAGCCTACAAGTTATGGAATAAAGATGGCTTTTGAATTTTCTAAAGAATTGGCAAGTTTAGGATTTGTAATAGTGAGTGGACTTGCTTATGGTATAGATACATATGCCCATAAAGGAGCTTTGGAAGTAAAAGGTAAGACCTGGGCTGTTATAGGGTCAGGTTTTGATCATATATATCCTAAGGAGAATATAGGTTTGGCGGAGGATATTGTTGAAAATGGTGGTGCAATCATTTCTGAGTATCCTTTGAATACAAAGCCAGCCTATTATACATTTCCTCAAAGAAATAGAATAATTAGTGGAATATCAAGAGCAGTTTTGGTTGTAGAGGCAGGAGAAAAAAGTGGAGCATTAATTACTGCAGGCTTGGCTTTGGATCAAGGGAGAGATGTATATGCTATACCGGGAAGAATTATTGATGGAAAAAGTAAGGGAACAAATAGACTAATTCAAGATGGAGCCAAGATGATTTTGGATATTAGAGATATATTAGATGATTATGGTTTATCATATGAAAAAAGTAAGAGAGAAGAAATTAAATTAAGTGAAGAGGAAGAGAAATTACTTAGGTTCCTTTCCTTTGAGCCTAAGTTTATAGATGAGATAGCGGAGGAAAGTAATATACATGTTTCAAGATTAATTTTTTTATTAATATCTCTTCAGAGTAAGGATATAATAGAGGAATATCCAGGACAAAGATATGCAATAAAAAGGAGTGTTTGGAATGAGTAA